A single region of the Plantactinospora soyae genome encodes:
- a CDS encoding (2Fe-2S)-binding protein produces MPPPEAGTGPAEFTITVDGDPVPVRAGQTVAAALLAAGRRTTRRTRFADRPRGVFCGIGICFDCLVVCNGEPGVRACLRPAAPGDTVDTQRGAGEVTP; encoded by the coding sequence GTGCCGCCGCCTGAGGCCGGCACCGGCCCGGCCGAGTTCACCATCACCGTCGACGGTGATCCGGTACCGGTGCGCGCCGGTCAGACGGTGGCGGCGGCGTTGCTGGCCGCCGGGCGGCGGACGACCCGGCGGACCCGGTTCGCCGACCGGCCCCGTGGCGTCTTCTGCGGCATCGGGATCTGTTTCGACTGCCTGGTGGTGTGCAACGGTGAACCCGGGGTGCGGGCCTGCCTGCGCCCGGCCGCACCCGGCGACACGGTCGACACCCAGCGCGGAGCCGGGGAGGTCACGCCGTGA
- a CDS encoding NAD(P)/FAD-dependent oxidoreductase, giving the protein MAGSFDVAVVGAGIVGAACAYACARRGLSVVVLERAGLVAGATGSGEGNLLVSDKPPGPELELALLSNGLWQRWEAELDGRYGDIELERKGGLIVTETPAGLAGLRATATAQAEAGVVVEPLDPAGVRGYEPAITPQLAGGVFYPQDMQVMPARAAAALLAAARDHGAEVRLRTEVTALRRSGAGRVVGVDTGAGPVAAGHVVNAAGAWAGRLGGSAGAAVPVAPRRGFILVTEPVPPLVRHKVYSADYLDNVASGDATLQTSTVVEGTPAGTILIGASRELVDFDRRPNPDTVRQLARGAVRLFPVLARVRVMRVYHGFRPFSPDHLPVIGPDPRAPGLVHAHGHEGAGIGLAPATGRLVAQAIVGETPDLDLRPFAPLRFAAAQENARAAA; this is encoded by the coding sequence ATGGCAGGCAGCTTCGACGTGGCGGTCGTCGGCGCCGGCATCGTCGGTGCGGCGTGCGCGTACGCCTGCGCCCGGCGCGGCCTGAGCGTGGTCGTACTGGAACGGGCCGGCCTGGTCGCCGGTGCCACCGGTTCCGGCGAGGGGAACCTGCTGGTGTCGGACAAGCCGCCCGGCCCGGAACTGGAGCTGGCGTTGCTGAGCAACGGGCTCTGGCAACGCTGGGAGGCCGAACTCGACGGCCGGTACGGGGACATCGAACTGGAACGCAAGGGCGGGCTCATCGTCACCGAGACCCCGGCCGGGCTGGCCGGGCTGCGCGCGACCGCGACCGCGCAGGCCGAGGCGGGAGTGGTGGTGGAACCGCTGGATCCGGCCGGGGTGCGCGGGTACGAGCCGGCCATCACCCCGCAGCTGGCCGGCGGCGTGTTCTATCCGCAGGACATGCAGGTCATGCCGGCCCGGGCCGCCGCGGCGCTGCTGGCGGCGGCCCGGGACCACGGCGCCGAGGTCCGGTTGCGTACCGAGGTCACCGCCCTGCGCCGCAGCGGCGCCGGCCGGGTGGTCGGGGTGGACACCGGCGCCGGCCCGGTGGCCGCCGGACACGTGGTCAACGCCGCCGGTGCCTGGGCCGGTCGGCTGGGTGGGTCGGCCGGTGCCGCCGTCCCGGTCGCCCCGCGCCGGGGCTTCATCCTGGTCACCGAACCGGTCCCGCCGCTGGTCCGGCACAAGGTCTACTCCGCCGACTACCTGGACAACGTCGCCAGCGGAGACGCCACGCTACAGACCTCCACGGTGGTCGAGGGGACGCCGGCCGGCACCATCCTGATCGGCGCCTCCCGGGAACTGGTCGACTTCGACCGGCGGCCCAACCCCGACACGGTACGCCAACTGGCCCGGGGCGCGGTACGACTCTTCCCGGTGCTGGCCCGGGTCCGGGTGATGCGGGTCTACCACGGCTTCCGGCCGTTCTCCCCGGACCACCTGCCGGTGATCGGGCCCGACCCGCGCGCTCCCGGCCTGGTGCACGCGCACGGGCACGAGGGTGCCGGTATCGGGCTGGCGCCGGCCACGGGCCGGCTGGTCGCCCAGGCCATCGTGGGCGAGACCCCGGATCTGGACCTGCGCCCCTTCGCGCCGCTCCGGTTCGCCGCCGCGCAGGAGAACGCCCGTGCCGCCGCCTGA